One part of the Algibacter sp. L1A34 genome encodes these proteins:
- a CDS encoding efflux RND transporter periplasmic adaptor subunit, with product MRNIILSGIGILLIIFSVFFAKKLIDEKNKPKPVKEKVVKTVLTDTVVNKTIQIVIPANGSLAAKRRVELYAEVQGVFKASRVLFKPGQKYSKGQTLIRIDAAEHYASVQSEKSNLYNDIAAIMPDLRLDFPEVFEKWQSYLNGFDLDKATPKLPEMTSDKENYFITGRGIISRYYNVKNLEQRLSKYTITAPFTGILTEALVTEGTLVRSGQKLGEFIDPSVYEMEVALSKSYASLLKVGETVKLNNLDKTETYTGIVSRINGSVDATTQTIAAYIDVKDDALKEGLYLEAYLNAKEEHDAIEIDRGLLSESQEIFIVRDSLLDVISAKPVYFSETKVVLKNVPNGTVILKKPVPGAYAGMLVKPFKNIDKTEDQ from the coding sequence ATGCGTAACATTATCCTTTCTGGCATTGGAATTTTATTAATTATATTTTCTGTTTTTTTTGCCAAAAAACTTATTGATGAAAAAAACAAACCCAAACCTGTAAAGGAAAAAGTTGTAAAAACCGTTTTAACAGATACTGTTGTAAACAAAACTATTCAGATTGTAATTCCTGCTAATGGTAGTTTGGCTGCTAAAAGACGTGTGGAACTTTACGCCGAAGTTCAAGGTGTTTTTAAAGCTTCTCGTGTACTTTTTAAACCCGGGCAAAAATATAGCAAAGGCCAGACATTAATTAGAATAGATGCTGCGGAGCATTATGCAAGTGTTCAGTCGGAAAAAAGTAATCTTTATAATGATATAGCCGCAATAATGCCGGATTTACGTTTAGATTTTCCTGAAGTTTTTGAAAAATGGCAAAGTTATCTTAATGGTTTTGATTTAGATAAAGCGACACCGAAGTTACCAGAAATGACTTCCGATAAGGAAAATTATTTTATAACTGGTCGTGGTATTATTTCTAGATATTACAATGTTAAGAATTTAGAACAGCGTTTATCAAAATATACTATAACCGCTCCATTTACCGGTATTTTAACAGAGGCTTTGGTAACTGAAGGAACTTTGGTTAGAAGCGGACAGAAACTTGGTGAATTTATAGATCCGTCGGTTTACGAAATGGAAGTCGCTTTGAGTAAAAGCTATGCTAGCTTATTAAAGGTTGGAGAAACTGTTAAGCTTAATAATTTAGATAAAACGGAAACCTATACGGGTATAGTTTCTCGTATTAATGGTAGTGTAGATGCAACTACGCAAACCATAGCAGCTTATATTGACGTGAAGGACGATGCCTTAAAAGAAGGTTTATATCTAGAAGCTTACTTAAATGCAAAAGAGGAGCATGATGCAATAGAAATAGATAGAGGCTTACTTTCTGAAAGCCAAGAGATTTTTATTGTTCGAGATAGTTTGTTGGATGTTATTTCTGCAAAACCAGTTTATTTCTCGGAGACTAAAGTGGTTTTAAAAAATGTGCCAAACGGAACAGTAATTCTTAAAAAGCCA
- a CDS encoding ABC-F family ATP-binding cassette domain-containing protein, which produces MMNIHNLSVSFQGEYLFEDITFKLGNGDRIGLIGKNGAGKSTMLKILSKEMEPDTGQIAADKELKIGFLKQDIDFILGRTVLEEAYEAFVEIKILEAKMEEVNTQMAVRTDYESEGYHQLMVDINDLQHQYDILGGYNYQGDTEKILQGLGFKREDFGKLTDTFSGGWRMRIELAKLLLQNNDILLLDEPTNHLDIESIIWLEGFLRNYSGAVAIVSHDKMFLDNVTNRTIEISLGRIYDYPKPYSQFLVLREELRTQQLASQKNQQKQIEQTEKLIEKFRAKASKATMAQSLIKKLDKIDRIEVDEDDNSVMTLNFPVSITPGKVVVETNKISKTYGDNQVLNGIDLLIERDSKTAFVGQNGQGKSTLAKIMVGDIQHDGGLKLGHNVQIGYFAQNQAEYLDGSKTVLDTMIDAANETNRSKVRDILGSFLFRGDEAEKYVRVLSGGERNRLALAKLMLQPFNVLIMDEPTNHLDIKSKNVLKEALIRFEGTLILVSHDRDFLQGLTNKVYEFKDQKIKEYLGDIDYYLEKRNVENLREVEKRTVIKETPKEKNQQSYEDQKKLKSLNNKLSNVESKISDFERQIKKIDLELEINYEEVSSKPNFFENYQKMKSDLQDFMQKWEDIHLEIEKFEG; this is translated from the coding sequence GCGAATACTTGTTTGAAGATATTACATTTAAACTCGGGAACGGCGATAGAATCGGCCTTATTGGTAAAAATGGGGCTGGAAAATCGACCATGCTTAAAATTTTATCGAAAGAAATGGAACCTGATACAGGGCAAATTGCCGCAGATAAAGAACTTAAAATTGGGTTTTTAAAACAAGATATTGACTTTATTTTGGGGCGTACCGTTTTGGAAGAAGCTTATGAAGCTTTTGTCGAAATTAAGATTTTAGAGGCCAAAATGGAAGAGGTAAACACCCAAATGGCTGTGCGTACCGATTATGAAAGTGAAGGTTACCACCAGTTAATGGTTGATATTAACGATTTACAACACCAATATGATATTCTTGGAGGTTATAACTACCAAGGAGATACCGAGAAAATTTTACAGGGTTTAGGTTTTAAACGTGAAGATTTTGGTAAACTAACCGATACCTTTTCTGGAGGTTGGCGTATGCGTATTGAATTAGCTAAATTGCTACTTCAAAATAACGATATTTTATTACTCGATGAGCCTACCAATCACTTAGATATTGAATCTATTATTTGGCTAGAAGGGTTTTTAAGGAATTATTCTGGTGCTGTAGCAATAGTATCTCACGATAAAATGTTTTTGGATAATGTAACAAATAGAACTATTGAAATATCTTTAGGGCGTATTTACGATTACCCAAAACCGTATTCTCAGTTTTTAGTATTGCGTGAAGAATTACGTACGCAGCAATTGGCATCTCAAAAAAATCAGCAAAAGCAAATTGAGCAAACCGAAAAATTAATTGAGAAGTTTAGAGCAAAAGCATCTAAAGCTACTATGGCGCAATCGCTGATTAAAAAGCTTGATAAGATAGATAGGATTGAGGTTGATGAGGATGATAATAGTGTGATGACTCTTAATTTTCCAGTATCTATTACACCAGGGAAAGTGGTTGTAGAAACTAATAAAATATCGAAAACCTATGGTGATAATCAGGTTTTAAATGGCATTGATTTACTTATTGAACGTGATAGCAAAACGGCTTTTGTTGGGCAAAACGGACAAGGAAAATCTACACTTGCCAAAATTATGGTTGGAGATATTCAGCACGATGGTGGTTTAAAACTGGGCCATAATGTACAAATAGGCTATTTTGCACAAAACCAAGCTGAGTATTTAGATGGTAGTAAAACTGTTTTAGATACGATGATCGATGCTGCTAATGAAACGAATAGAAGTAAAGTACGAGATATTTTAGGTTCGTTTTTGTTTCGTGGTGACGAGGCTGAAAAATATGTACGTGTACTTTCGGGTGGGGAGCGTAACCGTTTAGCATTGGCAAAATTAATGCTACAGCCTTTTAATGTGCTTATAATGGATGAGCCTACTAATCACTTAGATATTAAATCTAAAAATGTATTGAAGGAAGCTTTAATTAGATTTGAGGGTACACTTATTTTAGTATCTCACGATCGTGATTTCTTACAAGGTTTAACCAACAAGGTTTATGAGTTTAAAGATCAAAAAATAAAAGAATACCTTGGGGATATTGATTATTACTTAGAAAAACGTAATGTTGAAAATTTACGTGAAGTTGAAAAACGTACTGTAATTAAAGAAACGCCAAAGGAAAAGAATCAGCAATCTTACGAGGATCAGAAGAAATTAAAATCTTTAAATAATAAACTGAGCAACGTAGAGTCTAAAATAAGTGATTTTGAACGCCAGATTAAAAAGATAGATTTAGAGTTAGAAATTAATTATGAAGAAGTGTCTTCTAAACCAAACTTCTTTGAGAATTATCAGAAAATGAAATCCGATCTGCAAGACTTTATGCAGAAATGGGAAGATATTCATTTAGAAATTGAGAAATTTGAAGGATAG